The following proteins are co-located in the Mycolicibacterium goodii genome:
- a CDS encoding Nramp family divalent metal transporter, with protein MVGTKEDVRRRGAGLWHTIALFGPGLALAATSVGAGDMVSTLEGAGSFGMGLVWVAVVGVLIKFVLTEASGRLQLAGPTTLLSKIGSVHIAFAWLFLIVVLVMTTLYGAALGSVAALALKMMIPALPIIPTTVAMVLVSGAIVYVGKWERFEKYMVAFAVVMFLGVIVMAVVAAGAMEDPSTIVDSLRISIPDGSMPAALAMIGGVGGSATIAIYAYWVRDKGWTTTDQLRSMRKDAALSYVAVLVFMVSMSVVGTALVFGTGMSLSGPAELEALGGPLGAAFGEVVKVGFFVTFFVVVFSSLVGGFNGFCYMLSDCIRVVRRVPDADADRYIRPQGRLFNLVLAGQVIAPLVIMFTGRPVQLVLAYAISGAFFLPVLIVAFLILLNRKSVPAQLRNRLAVNVVLGLSLLLFGWLAVTDLIGRIAG; from the coding sequence GTGGTCGGAACCAAGGAAGATGTCCGCCGCAGGGGCGCCGGCCTGTGGCACACGATCGCCCTGTTCGGGCCGGGGCTCGCACTGGCGGCGACAAGTGTCGGTGCCGGTGACATGGTCAGCACCCTGGAAGGGGCCGGATCGTTCGGCATGGGCCTCGTCTGGGTCGCGGTCGTCGGCGTCCTGATCAAGTTCGTCCTCACCGAGGCCAGCGGACGCCTGCAACTCGCCGGGCCGACGACACTGCTCTCCAAGATCGGTTCCGTCCACATCGCTTTCGCGTGGCTGTTCCTGATCGTCGTGCTCGTCATGACAACGCTGTACGGTGCGGCGCTGGGCTCGGTGGCGGCGCTCGCGCTCAAGATGATGATCCCCGCGTTGCCCATCATCCCCACCACCGTCGCGATGGTCCTGGTCTCCGGCGCGATCGTCTACGTCGGCAAATGGGAACGCTTCGAGAAATACATGGTCGCATTCGCGGTGGTGATGTTCCTCGGCGTCATCGTGATGGCGGTGGTCGCGGCCGGCGCCATGGAAGACCCGTCGACAATCGTTGACTCGCTGCGGATCTCGATCCCCGACGGCTCGATGCCCGCGGCGCTGGCGATGATCGGCGGTGTCGGTGGATCCGCGACCATCGCCATCTACGCCTACTGGGTCCGCGACAAGGGATGGACCACCACCGATCAGCTGCGTTCGATGCGCAAAGACGCCGCGCTGAGCTATGTGGCCGTCCTGGTGTTCATGGTGTCGATGAGCGTGGTCGGCACGGCACTTGTCTTCGGAACCGGTATGTCGCTGTCGGGACCCGCCGAGCTGGAGGCGCTGGGCGGCCCACTCGGCGCCGCGTTCGGCGAGGTGGTGAAGGTCGGTTTCTTCGTCACCTTCTTCGTTGTGGTCTTCTCCTCGCTCGTCGGCGGCTTCAACGGGTTCTGCTACATGCTCTCCGACTGCATCCGCGTGGTGCGCCGGGTGCCCGACGCGGATGCCGACCGCTACATCCGGCCGCAGGGCCGCCTGTTCAACCTGGTGCTGGCCGGGCAGGTGATCGCACCCCTGGTGATCATGTTCACCGGCCGTCCGGTCCAGCTGGTGCTCGCCTACGCGATATCCGGTGCGTTCTTCCTGCCGGTGCTGATCGTGGCCTTCCTGATCCTGCTCAACCGCAAGTCGGTGCCTGCGCAGCTGCGAAACAGGTTGGCGGTCAACGTGGTACTGGGACTGTCCCTGCTGCTGTTCGGGTGGCTCGCGGTGACCGACCTGATCGGGCGCATCGCGGGCTGA
- a CDS encoding glucosamine-6-phosphate deaminase, with protein MTPVVPPGVPPVVEVTTDATAAGEAVATRIAALIRTKPDAVIGVATGSSPMPVYAALARYVEAGLNVTRVTWCALDEYLGLPPHHPQSYRTVLEHALVEPLHVDPAMLRVPDGTAADPDRAAGAYERFLAATGVDLQILGIGRNGHIGFNEPGTPFASTTHRARLTESTRKANARFFTDAASVPPECLTQGLATIMRARQIELIAAGEEKADAVARALYGPVTEQCPASVLQRHADVRVTLDVAAASRLVSPSGHR; from the coding sequence ATGACACCGGTCGTCCCACCTGGCGTCCCACCTGTCGTCGAGGTCACCACCGATGCCACGGCCGCCGGCGAGGCGGTCGCCACGCGCATCGCGGCGCTGATCCGCACCAAACCCGATGCGGTGATCGGCGTCGCGACCGGTTCGTCACCCATGCCGGTGTACGCAGCGCTGGCGCGGTACGTCGAAGCCGGCCTGAACGTCACCCGCGTCACCTGGTGCGCTCTCGACGAATACCTGGGTCTCCCACCGCATCACCCGCAGTCCTACCGGACCGTGTTGGAACATGCCCTCGTCGAGCCGCTGCACGTCGACCCCGCGATGTTGCGGGTCCCCGACGGCACCGCGGCCGACCCGGACCGGGCCGCCGGGGCCTATGAGAGGTTCCTGGCCGCAACGGGTGTCGATCTGCAGATCCTGGGTATCGGGCGCAACGGGCACATCGGCTTCAACGAGCCCGGCACGCCGTTCGCCTCGACCACGCACCGGGCCCGCCTCACCGAGTCCACCCGAAAAGCCAACGCGCGGTTCTTCACCGACGCTGCTTCGGTGCCGCCCGAATGCCTGACGCAGGGACTCGCGACCATCATGCGGGCCCGGCAGATCGAGCTCATCGCCGCCGGGGAGGAGAAGGCCGACGCGGTCGCCCGGGCGCTGTACGGCCCGGTCACCGAGCAGTGCCCGGCCAGCGTCCTGCAGCGCCATGCCGACGTGCGCGTCACCCTCGATGTCGCAGCCGCGTCGCGTCTGGTCTCGCCGTCCGGCCATCGGTGA
- a CDS encoding 6-phospho-beta-glucosidase, which produces MKLAILGGGGFRTPYVWQALIRDQGTPRVTEVALYDVDESRLATVTTICEQLAGGFEDTPALRTYTDLEPALEGADFVFAAIRVGGVEQRCCDEHVALDLNVLGQETTGPGGIAYALRTVPVMLDIAETVKRVAPQAYFLNFTNPAGIITEALQTVLGDRALGICDTPSGLGRRVAGVLGYDHTRIQMDYVGLNHLGWMRRVLVDGVDVLPNLLADEHRLSRMEETQIFGADWIHSLGVIPNEYLYYYYFNRDAVRRILESPQTRGDFLLETQNTFFTTAAENPDTAAKLWGEAVDERGASYMAEAKGGVQGAPAVERERETDPAHLGYAGVALGVMAAISRDERRTMILNVRNRGTIAGLPADAVVEVPTTVDANGVHPLTLETQPDLHQLGLMQQVKAVERHAISAAVDGSTDAALKAFALHPLVDSVTVARQLLAGYIAANPDLARVLAKSSLAA; this is translated from the coding sequence ATGAAACTCGCCATTCTCGGTGGTGGTGGATTCCGCACCCCCTATGTCTGGCAGGCGCTGATCCGCGACCAGGGCACCCCGCGCGTGACCGAAGTGGCGCTCTACGACGTCGACGAGTCGCGGTTGGCCACCGTCACCACCATCTGCGAGCAGTTGGCGGGCGGGTTCGAGGACACACCGGCTCTGCGCACCTACACCGATCTCGAACCCGCCTTGGAGGGCGCGGATTTCGTCTTCGCGGCGATCCGGGTCGGCGGCGTCGAACAGCGGTGCTGCGACGAGCACGTCGCACTCGACCTCAACGTGCTCGGACAGGAGACCACCGGCCCGGGTGGGATCGCCTATGCCCTGCGCACCGTGCCGGTGATGCTCGACATCGCCGAGACCGTCAAGCGGGTGGCGCCGCAGGCATACTTCCTGAACTTCACCAACCCCGCGGGCATCATCACCGAGGCGCTGCAGACCGTACTCGGTGACCGCGCACTCGGAATCTGTGACACCCCATCGGGTTTGGGCCGCAGGGTGGCCGGCGTGCTGGGTTACGACCACACCCGCATCCAGATGGACTATGTCGGCCTCAACCACCTCGGCTGGATGCGACGCGTTCTGGTCGACGGCGTCGACGTGCTGCCCAACCTGCTCGCCGACGAGCACCGGTTGAGCCGCATGGAGGAAACCCAGATCTTCGGCGCCGACTGGATCCACTCCCTCGGCGTGATCCCCAACGAATATCTGTACTACTACTACTTCAACCGGGACGCGGTACGCCGCATCCTCGAGTCACCCCAGACCCGCGGCGACTTCCTGCTGGAAACCCAGAACACGTTCTTCACCACGGCCGCAGAGAATCCCGACACCGCGGCCAAACTGTGGGGTGAAGCGGTCGACGAGCGCGGCGCGAGCTATATGGCCGAGGCCAAGGGCGGTGTGCAGGGCGCCCCCGCCGTCGAACGCGAACGCGAGACCGACCCGGCGCACCTCGGCTACGCGGGCGTGGCGCTGGGTGTGATGGCGGCGATCAGTCGCGACGAACGGCGCACGATGATCCTCAACGTCCGCAACCGCGGGACCATCGCGGGCCTACCCGCCGACGCGGTGGTGGAGGTGCCGACGACCGTCGACGCCAACGGCGTACACCCGCTCACCCTCGAGACCCAGCCCGACCTGCACCAGCTCGGCCTCATGCAACAGGTCAAAGCCGTCGAGCGGCACGCGATTTCGGCAGCAGTCGACGGTTCCACCGATGCGGCGCTCAAGGCGTTCGCATTGCATCCGCTGGTGGACTCGGTGACCGTGGCCCGCCAGCTGCTCGCCGGCTACATCGCCGCCAATCCAGACCTGGCCCGGGTGTTGGCGAAGAGCTCACTGGCGGCATGA
- a CDS encoding DeoR/GlpR family DNA-binding transcription regulator: MFLAERHERILAALADGGQSVVQLAEALGVSESTIRRDLDILAESGRLKRLYGGAMLTSGSRANITDSGVMEDPFTFESRPDFALRKRIAAEAARLVTDGDVIVLDIGSTTPLVARELRGRPVTVITSNLAVLDEVRDDDTVEVVLLGGVLRRNQQSLVGPLTEQLIGQLSADLMFLSCTGVRGGRVVDNMAVEAPIKQALIAASQRIVLLASEVKFPGSGALRLCTLDDVDVLITTSGTPEDEIAKRREAGRKVIVA; encoded by the coding sequence ATGTTCCTCGCCGAGCGTCACGAACGGATACTCGCCGCGCTCGCCGACGGCGGGCAGTCGGTGGTCCAGCTCGCCGAGGCGCTGGGCGTCAGCGAGTCGACGATCCGTCGCGACCTCGACATCCTCGCCGAATCCGGCCGTCTGAAGCGGCTGTACGGCGGCGCGATGCTCACCTCGGGCAGCCGCGCCAACATCACCGACTCCGGCGTCATGGAAGATCCGTTCACCTTCGAGAGCCGTCCCGACTTCGCGCTGCGGAAGCGCATCGCCGCGGAGGCCGCCCGACTGGTCACCGACGGTGATGTCATCGTCCTCGACATCGGGTCGACCACCCCGCTGGTCGCGCGTGAGCTGCGCGGCAGGCCGGTCACGGTCATCACGTCGAATCTGGCGGTGCTCGACGAGGTCCGCGACGACGACACCGTCGAGGTGGTGCTGCTGGGCGGGGTGCTGCGGCGCAACCAGCAGTCGCTGGTCGGGCCGCTCACCGAACAGCTCATCGGCCAGCTAAGCGCCGATCTGATGTTCCTGAGCTGCACGGGGGTTCGCGGGGGCCGCGTGGTGGACAACATGGCCGTCGAAGCGCCCATCAAGCAGGCACTGATCGCCGCGTCGCAGCGAATTGTGCTGTTGGCCAGCGAGGTCAAGTTCCCCGGCTCGGGCGCGTTGCGCTTGTGCACCCTCGACGACGTCGACGTGCTCATCACCACCTCCGGCACCCCGGAGGACGAAATCGCCAAGCGCCGTGAGGCAGGCAGGAAGGTCATAGTCGCATGA
- a CDS encoding carbohydrate kinase family protein, whose product MAEREIDVLVAGRVYSDLVFTGVNAPAPGEEVYADGFAISPGGAANRAVAAARLGAHTALVTELGDDPIGCIVARSLQREPNLDLRFAVQHPGYQIPISVAITDGHDRSFVTYEHSGHLPSWPEDTPVRVAHVGLGRGPVPAEAAHLRAQGTVLIGGVGWDPSGQWSDELLDHLAGVDVLIVNEIEALLYTRARTVEDALDVLADVVETAVITLGPDGAIAAQGGTRLRVPAIAVDAVDPTGAGDAFTAAFMVATAWEWELADRLHLASACATCSVRGAGGARSAPHPGDIADLLADCCADPDWTPVREWAERHRQSSVPATPGALTS is encoded by the coding sequence GTGGCCGAGCGCGAAATCGACGTCCTGGTCGCAGGGCGGGTCTACAGCGACCTGGTGTTCACGGGAGTGAACGCCCCTGCCCCCGGCGAGGAGGTCTACGCCGACGGGTTCGCGATCTCGCCCGGCGGTGCGGCCAACCGCGCCGTCGCGGCGGCGCGACTCGGCGCGCACACCGCGTTGGTCACCGAACTCGGCGACGACCCGATCGGCTGCATCGTCGCGCGCAGCCTCCAGCGCGAGCCCAACCTCGACCTGCGGTTCGCCGTCCAGCACCCGGGTTACCAGATCCCCATCTCGGTCGCCATCACCGACGGCCACGACCGGTCATTCGTCACCTACGAACACTCCGGGCACCTGCCGTCCTGGCCCGAGGACACACCGGTGCGGGTGGCGCACGTCGGCCTCGGCCGCGGCCCGGTCCCCGCCGAAGCGGCGCACCTGCGCGCGCAGGGCACCGTGCTCATCGGCGGTGTGGGCTGGGACCCGTCGGGACAGTGGTCAGATGAACTTCTCGACCACCTCGCGGGTGTCGACGTCCTCATCGTCAACGAGATCGAGGCGCTCCTGTACACCCGCGCCCGGACCGTCGAGGACGCGTTGGACGTCCTCGCCGACGTCGTCGAGACGGCGGTCATCACACTCGGCCCGGACGGCGCGATCGCCGCGCAGGGCGGGACGCGCCTGCGGGTGCCCGCGATCGCGGTCGACGCGGTCGATCCCACGGGCGCGGGTGACGCGTTCACCGCGGCGTTCATGGTCGCCACCGCCTGGGAGTGGGAGCTCGCCGACCGCCTGCACCTGGCCAGTGCCTGCGCGACCTGCTCGGTGCGCGGCGCCGGGGGAGCGCGCAGCGCGCCGCACCCGGGCGACATCGCCGACCTGCTCGCCGACTGCTGTGCCGATCCGGACTGGACACCGGTCCGCGAATGGGCCGAACGACACCGCCAATCATCTGTCCCCGCAACCCCAGGAGCCCTGACGTCATGA